One segment of Natronosalvus halobius DNA contains the following:
- a CDS encoding Na+/H+ antiporter NhaC family protein, which yields MVQPHPFGAWSLLPPLLAIMLAILTRRAMLSLFLGVWSGGVLIAWDNAESTLDIAAVPFVGVIEAFGWIVASFGDDTFHAEIITFTFLLGAGIALTWRMGGSIAIARAATDRVDSHRRVGLAAWLLGLVWFFDDYANTAIVGSAVKDIADEMRMSREKLAYILDSTAAPVATFGISSWVAFQISLIQNEYQNIDGETPSAVATFLWSIPFNVYCLLALLMVLIVVLTRRDFGEMLTAETRARDTGNVTREDATPLQSMKEDLGEPVVEDPLVRTFVVPVAALVIVVMGGAAITGFQAAGVTPAEAASGGDALITLVDNVDFTGALVWGSFAMVATAVAMSLYYGVMDLEESMETVLDGFGIMLTAVSILVLAWSIGTVAEVLETGRYVTDIAAGFITPTLLPVVVLLTTAVIAFSIGTSWGTMGIVTPVAIPLAYEVGNGSPEVLALAVGTVFSGAIFGDHCSPISDTTILSSTFAGADHIDHVRTQLYYAVTVISVALMVYLAYGLFGLSPFVLVPLGAVLLVGLVYALSELDAGRKNVSAKPFAGAQRREASGDD from the coding sequence ATGGTACAACCACACCCGTTCGGCGCGTGGTCGCTCCTGCCGCCGTTGCTGGCGATCATGCTCGCCATCCTCACCCGTCGGGCCATGCTCTCGCTGTTCCTCGGCGTCTGGTCCGGGGGCGTGCTCATCGCCTGGGACAACGCAGAGAGCACCCTCGACATCGCCGCCGTCCCGTTCGTCGGCGTAATCGAAGCGTTCGGCTGGATCGTCGCTTCGTTCGGAGACGACACGTTCCACGCTGAGATCATTACGTTCACGTTTTTGCTGGGCGCCGGTATCGCCCTCACGTGGCGAATGGGCGGCTCGATCGCCATCGCCCGCGCTGCGACCGACCGAGTGGACTCCCATCGGCGGGTCGGCCTAGCCGCCTGGCTGCTCGGCCTGGTGTGGTTCTTCGACGACTACGCCAACACGGCCATCGTCGGCTCCGCGGTGAAGGACATCGCCGACGAGATGCGGATGTCCCGGGAGAAACTGGCCTACATCCTCGACTCGACGGCCGCGCCGGTGGCGACCTTCGGCATCTCGAGCTGGGTCGCCTTTCAGATCAGCCTTATCCAGAACGAGTACCAGAACATCGACGGCGAGACGCCCTCGGCCGTGGCGACGTTCCTCTGGTCGATCCCGTTCAACGTCTACTGTCTGCTGGCGCTCTTGATGGTCCTGATCGTCGTCCTCACCCGTCGGGACTTCGGGGAGATGCTCACCGCGGAAACGCGCGCCAGGGACACGGGGAACGTCACGCGCGAGGACGCCACCCCACTCCAGAGTATGAAGGAAGATCTCGGTGAGCCGGTCGTCGAGGATCCCCTGGTGCGAACGTTCGTCGTGCCGGTCGCGGCCCTGGTGATCGTCGTCATGGGCGGGGCGGCGATCACCGGCTTCCAGGCCGCCGGCGTCACGCCCGCCGAGGCCGCATCTGGCGGCGACGCGCTCATCACCCTCGTGGACAACGTCGACTTCACGGGCGCGCTCGTCTGGGGCTCGTTCGCTATGGTTGCGACCGCCGTCGCGATGTCGCTGTACTACGGCGTGATGGACCTCGAGGAGTCCATGGAGACCGTCCTGGACGGGTTCGGAATCATGCTCACCGCGGTGAGTATCCTCGTCCTGGCGTGGTCGATTGGGACCGTCGCGGAGGTACTCGAGACCGGCCGGTACGTCACCGACATCGCCGCCGGGTTCATCACGCCGACGCTGCTCCCGGTGGTCGTGTTGCTGACGACCGCCGTGATCGCCTTCTCGATCGGTACTTCGTGGGGAACGATGGGGATCGTGACGCCGGTCGCCATCCCGCTGGCCTACGAGGTCGGCAACGGCTCGCCGGAAGTGCTGGCACTCGCCGTCGGGACCGTGTTCTCGGGGGCCATCTTCGGGGACCACTGCTCACCCATCTCTGACACGACGATCCTCTCCTCGACGTTCGCCGGTGCCGACCACATCGACCACGTCCGGACTCAGTTGTACTACGCGGTCACGGTGATCTCCGTCGCGCTGATGGTCTACCTGGCGTACGGTCTGTTCGGCCTCTCGCCGTTCGTCCTGGTGCCTCTCGGCGCGGTCCTGCTCGTCGGTCTCGTGTACGCTCTCTCGGAACTCGACGCCGGGCGAAAGAACGTGTCCGCCAAGCCGTTCGCCGGTGCCCAGCGCCGGGAAGCCTCCGGCGACGACTGA
- a CDS encoding helix-turn-helix domain-containing protein → MSIVTEFTLPAEAFALEETFETIPNLTIEIERLATHSREWVMPFLWATADDLEAAKAAIRADSSVTEVNTVDRTGNVGYFNVHWTERVQELIDQVVDQHGIVQEAAATNGTWYLKLQFVGQGRLESFQHYFDERGYSFELQRLYEVTDPKEREYDLTPQQREAMVTALEMGYFAVPRETQIAELADALDISTNAVSQRLRRATNNLTRNTLTVSSERAEDLERS, encoded by the coding sequence ATGAGCATCGTGACCGAGTTCACACTCCCGGCCGAGGCGTTCGCACTCGAGGAGACCTTCGAGACGATCCCGAACCTCACGATCGAGATCGAGCGACTCGCCACGCACAGCCGCGAGTGGGTCATGCCGTTCCTGTGGGCGACTGCGGACGACCTCGAGGCGGCGAAAGCGGCCATACGGGCCGATTCCTCCGTCACGGAAGTGAACACGGTCGATCGCACCGGAAACGTCGGCTACTTCAACGTCCACTGGACCGAACGCGTCCAGGAACTGATCGACCAGGTCGTCGACCAACACGGTATCGTCCAGGAGGCAGCAGCGACGAACGGAACCTGGTATCTCAAACTCCAGTTCGTCGGGCAGGGGCGACTCGAGTCGTTCCAGCACTACTTCGACGAACGGGGCTACTCCTTCGAACTCCAGCGGCTCTACGAGGTGACGGACCCGAAGGAACGCGAGTACGACCTGACGCCCCAGCAACGGGAGGCGATGGTCACCGCACTCGAGATGGGCTACTTCGCCGTCCCGCGCGAGACGCAGATCGCCGAACTGGCGGACGCCCTCGACATCTCGACGAACGCCGTCTCACAGCGGCTCCGTCGGGCGACGAACAACCTCACCAGAAATACGCTCACGGTTTCCTCGGAGCGGGCGGAGGACCTCGAGCGGTCGTGA
- the uvrB gene encoding excinuclease ABC subunit UvrB, giving the protein MSDTRGPLQPDRPEAAKPFAVDAPFEPAGDQPQAIEQLATGFADGMDRQTLLGVTGSGKTNTVSWVMEEVQEPTLVIAHNKTLAAQLYEEFRNLFPDNAVEYFVSYYDYYQPEAYVEQTDTYIDKDASINDEIDRLRHSATRSLLTRDDVIVVASVSAIYGLGDPRNYVEMAMRLETGEEIGRDELLKRLVDLNYERNDVDFSQGTFRVRGDTIEIFPMYGRYAVRVEFWGDEIDRMLKVDPLEGEVKSTEPAVLVHPAEHYSMPETRLEQAVEEIRDDLDSRISYFERKGDLLAAQRIEERTTFDLEMMEETGYCSGIENYSVYLDDRDPGDTPYTLLDYFPDDFLTVVDESHVTLPQVRGQYAGDKSRKDSLVENGFRLPTAYDNRPLTFEEFEERTDNTLYVSATPSDYEREESDQIVEQIVRPTHLVDPEVEVADATGQVDDLMDRIGARIDRDERTLVTTLTKRMAEDLTEYLEEAGVDVAYMHDETDTLERHEIVRSLRLGEIDVLVGINLLREGLDIPEVSLVAILDADQEGFLRSETTLVQTMGRAARNVNGEVVLYADEVSNAMESAIEETRRRREIQREFNEEHGHEPMTIEKEVGETNLPGSKTDTSSVAGTDLQDEEDAARYVAELEDRMEEAASNLEFELAADIRDRLREVREEFDLEGKDEGVAPPAEEF; this is encoded by the coding sequence ATGAGCGACACTCGAGGCCCCCTCCAGCCGGATCGACCCGAGGCCGCGAAACCGTTCGCGGTCGACGCCCCGTTCGAGCCCGCGGGCGACCAGCCCCAGGCGATCGAACAGCTGGCGACGGGCTTCGCCGACGGCATGGACCGCCAGACGCTGCTCGGCGTGACGGGGTCGGGCAAGACCAACACCGTCTCGTGGGTGATGGAGGAGGTCCAGGAGCCGACGCTTGTCATCGCCCACAACAAGACCCTGGCCGCCCAGCTCTACGAGGAGTTCCGGAACCTGTTCCCCGACAACGCCGTCGAGTACTTCGTCTCCTACTACGACTACTACCAGCCCGAGGCCTACGTCGAGCAGACCGACACCTACATCGACAAGGACGCCTCGATCAACGACGAGATCGACCGCCTCCGTCACTCAGCGACGCGCTCTCTGCTCACGCGAGACGACGTGATCGTCGTCGCCTCGGTCTCGGCTATCTACGGACTCGGTGACCCGCGAAACTACGTCGAGATGGCGATGCGCCTCGAGACGGGCGAGGAGATCGGCCGAGACGAGTTGTTGAAGCGGCTGGTCGACCTGAACTACGAGCGCAACGACGTCGACTTCTCCCAGGGGACGTTCCGGGTTCGCGGCGACACCATCGAGATCTTCCCGATGTACGGCCGCTACGCCGTCCGTGTCGAGTTCTGGGGCGACGAAATTGACCGCATGCTCAAGGTCGACCCGCTCGAGGGCGAGGTCAAGAGCACCGAACCCGCCGTCCTCGTCCACCCCGCCGAGCACTACTCGATGCCCGAGACTCGTCTCGAGCAAGCCGTCGAGGAGATTCGGGACGACCTCGACTCGCGGATTTCGTACTTCGAGCGTAAGGGCGACCTGCTCGCCGCCCAGCGAATCGAGGAACGAACCACGTTCGACCTCGAGATGATGGAGGAGACGGGCTATTGCTCGGGCATCGAGAACTACTCGGTGTACCTCGACGACCGCGACCCCGGCGACACGCCCTACACCCTGCTGGATTACTTCCCGGACGACTTCCTCACCGTAGTCGACGAGTCTCACGTCACGCTGCCCCAGGTTCGGGGCCAGTACGCCGGCGACAAGTCCCGGAAGGACTCGCTGGTCGAGAACGGATTTCGACTCCCGACCGCCTACGACAACCGCCCGCTCACGTTCGAGGAGTTCGAGGAACGAACCGACAATACGCTGTACGTCTCCGCGACGCCGAGTGACTACGAGCGCGAGGAGAGCGACCAGATCGTCGAACAGATCGTTCGTCCCACCCACCTCGTCGACCCCGAGGTCGAGGTGGCAGACGCGACCGGCCAGGTCGACGACCTCATGGACCGCATCGGCGCCCGCATCGACCGCGACGAACGAACCCTCGTGACGACGCTGACGAAGCGGATGGCCGAGGACCTGACCGAGTACCTCGAGGAGGCGGGCGTCGACGTCGCCTACATGCACGACGAGACCGACACCCTCGAGCGCCACGAGATCGTTCGCTCCCTCCGCCTCGGGGAGATTGACGTCCTCGTCGGCATCAACCTCCTGCGGGAGGGCCTGGACATTCCCGAGGTCTCCCTCGTGGCGATCCTGGACGCCGACCAAGAGGGGTTCCTCCGATCTGAGACCACGCTCGTCCAGACGATGGGGCGGGCGGCCCGCAACGTCAACGGCGAGGTCGTGCTGTACGCCGACGAGGTCTCGAACGCAATGGAGTCGGCCATCGAGGAGACGCGGCGCCGCCGCGAGATTCAACGCGAGTTCAACGAAGAACACGGCCACGAACCGATGACCATCGAGAAGGAAGTCGGCGAGACCAACCTGCCCGGGAGCAAGACCGACACCTCGAGCGTCGCCGGGACGGACCTCCAGGACGAAGAGGACGCCGCCCGTTACGTGGCCGAACTCGAGGACCGGATGGAGGAAGCGGCGAGCAATCTCGAGTTCGAACTCGCGGCGGACATCCGGGATCGGTTGCGGGAGGTTCGCGAGGAGTTCGACCTCGAGGGGAAGGACGAGGGTGTCGCCCCGCCAGCCGAAGAGTTCTAG
- a CDS encoding DUF7553 family protein, protein MSSSSRDADLQQARADLELATETAGDDVRETIRDTAAAFAEIAASESEADHAVFDEHLNTLRQARRESDAETADRLEGAIEHAESYRQSLEQA, encoded by the coding sequence ATGTCCAGTTCCAGCCGCGACGCTGACTTACAGCAGGCTCGAGCCGACCTCGAGCTGGCGACCGAGACCGCCGGCGACGACGTACGGGAGACGATCCGGGATACGGCGGCCGCCTTCGCCGAAATCGCCGCAAGCGAGAGCGAGGCCGACCACGCTGTCTTCGACGAGCACCTCAACACCCTCAGGCAGGCACGACGCGAATCCGATGCCGAGACGGCCGACAGACTCGAGGGCGCCATCGAACACGCCGAGAGCTATCGCCAGAGCCTCGAGCAAGCGTGA
- a CDS encoding carboxylate--amine ligase has protein sequence MQSAAHDQPREARERVIVPGITAPSTVACLRSLGPRGIYTIVGSEDRTTPGSVSRYCDRFVTLPDPRSDIEAYGDVLLSLAARPGVETIIPVREEDVYTLAANRDAFAEHVATPWPDFETLRQVQDRVELFSAAERAGVETPETTLLDEWDDWSRETIIKPRYTVAAPEYLGHDAGLSDIGSTVYHEPGTPPAVESSLNEWGHVPIVQEYVPDSREYGFFALYDEGEAVATFQHCQKRGYKYSGGPSAYRESTDIPELEAAGLALLDELEWHGLAMVEFLRNPETGSFELMEINPRFWSSLPFSVRAGADFPYYYWQLARGEPISQPDYEVGIGGHLLRGELCHLHSILTENYPLVERPSFLSAVSDVATSMVREPRFDYAVADDPVPFVQDGWNFVRSAAAEQLSAAREGGEADESSPAVGSPALAEQELASKPATADIEPLEDQRGRTN, from the coding sequence ATGCAATCGGCTGCGCACGACCAACCACGCGAGGCGCGGGAACGCGTCATCGTTCCCGGTATCACGGCCCCCAGCACCGTCGCCTGTCTGCGGTCGCTCGGGCCGCGCGGGATCTACACCATCGTCGGCTCCGAGGATCGGACGACGCCCGGCTCCGTCTCGAGGTACTGCGATCGATTCGTCACGCTCCCCGACCCGCGGTCGGACATCGAGGCCTACGGGGACGTCCTCCTCTCGCTCGCGGCGCGACCCGGCGTCGAGACGATCATCCCCGTCCGCGAGGAGGACGTCTACACGCTCGCAGCGAACAGGGACGCCTTCGCCGAGCACGTCGCGACGCCGTGGCCGGACTTCGAGACCCTGCGACAGGTGCAAGATCGGGTCGAACTCTTCTCGGCCGCTGAGCGCGCCGGCGTCGAGACGCCCGAGACGACCCTGCTCGACGAGTGGGACGACTGGTCGCGTGAGACGATCATCAAGCCCCGCTACACCGTTGCCGCCCCCGAGTACCTCGGTCACGACGCCGGGCTCAGCGACATCGGCTCGACCGTCTACCACGAACCCGGAACCCCGCCCGCAGTCGAATCGTCGCTCAACGAGTGGGGTCACGTCCCCATCGTCCAGGAGTACGTCCCTGACTCCCGAGAGTACGGCTTCTTCGCGCTGTACGACGAGGGTGAGGCAGTCGCCACCTTCCAGCACTGCCAGAAACGGGGCTACAAGTACAGCGGCGGGCCGAGTGCCTACCGCGAGTCGACCGACATCCCCGAACTCGAGGCTGCCGGCCTCGCGCTGCTGGACGAACTCGAGTGGCACGGTCTGGCGATGGTCGAGTTCCTGCGCAACCCCGAGACGGGGTCGTTCGAGCTGATGGAGATCAATCCGCGGTTCTGGTCGTCGCTCCCGTTCTCCGTTCGTGCGGGCGCTGACTTCCCCTACTACTACTGGCAGCTCGCACGCGGCGAGCCGATCAGCCAGCCCGACTACGAGGTCGGCATCGGCGGCCACCTGCTCCGGGGGGAACTCTGTCATCTCCACAGCATCCTGACCGAGAACTACCCGCTGGTCGAACGCCCCTCGTTTCTCTCCGCTGTCAGCGACGTCGCCACGTCGATGGTTCGAGAGCCCCGGTTCGACTACGCCGTCGCGGACGACCCCGTTCCGTTCGTCCAGGACGGCTGGAACTTCGTCCGCTCGGCCGCCGCCGAGCAACTCAGCGCCGCTCGAGAGGGGGGTGAAGCCGACGAATCGTCGCCAGCCGTCGGGTCGCCAGCACTCGCCGAGCAGGAACTCGCATCGAAGCCGGCAACGGCCGACATCGAGCCTCTCGAGGACCAGCGCGGACGGACGAACTGA
- a CDS encoding ORC1-type DNA replication protein: protein MTGDPEEGMLSWDESVFRNEHVFEIDYVPETFRHRDSQMQSLTYALRPAVRGSRPLNVMVRGPPGTGKTTAIQKLYDEVGAQTRDVQTIRVNCQVNSTRYSVFSRLFEGCFDYEPPSSGISFKKLFGQIAEKLVEDDRVLVVALDDVNYLFYENEASDTLYSLLRAHEEHPGAKIGVIVVSSDPALEVIDALDTRVQSVFRPEDVYFPVYDQPEIVDILHERVTRGFHDGVVATDVLERVGSLTAKSGDLRVGIDLLRRAGLNAEMRASRTVELEDVEKAYETSKYINLSRSLNSLSENERALLEVLVDHDGAQAGEVYERFSEETDLGYTRYSEIVNKLDQLGLIDAEYAEIDGRGRSRSLTLSYEPEAIRERLE, encoded by the coding sequence ATGACTGGCGACCCCGAGGAGGGGATGTTGTCGTGGGACGAATCCGTGTTCAGGAACGAGCACGTCTTCGAGATCGATTACGTCCCCGAGACGTTCCGCCACCGCGATTCGCAGATGCAGAGTCTCACGTACGCGCTGCGACCCGCGGTCCGGGGCTCGCGCCCGCTGAACGTGATGGTCCGCGGACCGCCGGGAACGGGGAAGACCACGGCGATTCAGAAGCTGTACGACGAGGTCGGCGCCCAGACCCGTGACGTCCAGACGATCCGGGTCAACTGTCAGGTCAACTCGACGCGGTACTCCGTCTTCTCGCGGCTGTTCGAGGGCTGTTTCGACTACGAACCCCCGTCGTCGGGCATCTCCTTCAAGAAGCTCTTCGGCCAGATCGCCGAGAAACTCGTTGAGGACGACCGCGTGCTCGTCGTCGCGCTCGACGACGTCAACTACCTCTTCTACGAGAACGAGGCGTCGGATACGCTCTACTCGCTGCTGCGCGCCCACGAGGAACACCCGGGGGCGAAGATCGGCGTCATCGTCGTCTCCTCGGATCCGGCGCTCGAGGTGATCGACGCCCTGGACACCCGCGTCCAGAGCGTCTTCCGGCCCGAGGACGTCTACTTCCCGGTGTACGACCAGCCGGAGATCGTCGACATCCTCCACGAGCGCGTCACGCGGGGGTTCCACGACGGCGTCGTCGCCACGGACGTCCTGGAGCGGGTCGGCTCGCTCACGGCCAAGAGCGGTGACCTCCGGGTGGGGATCGACCTCCTCAGGCGGGCCGGACTCAACGCCGAGATGCGGGCGAGCCGAACCGTCGAACTCGAGGACGTCGAGAAGGCCTACGAGACGTCGAAGTACATCAACCTCTCCAGGAGCCTCAACAGCCTGAGCGAGAACGAGCGGGCGCTCCTCGAAGTGCTCGTCGACCACGATGGCGCCCAGGCCGGCGAGGTATACGAGCGGTTCAGCGAGGAGACCGACCTCGGTTACACTCGCTATTCGGAAATCGTCAACAAGCTCGACCAGCTCGGTCTCATCGACGCCGAGTACGCCGAAATCGACGGACGTGGACGGTCGCGGTCGCTGACGCTCTCGTACGAACCCGAGGCGATTCGGGAGCGACTCGAGTGA
- a CDS encoding MutS-related protein produces MDLESIPGVGAKTARALDELDDPERALESGDVAALASAPGVTVGRAARIARGAIRREHDDPGGFLATDRGREIYRQVLSLCQDRTVTDYAAHRLETLYPSSRQSRIQEVQNFSRRAIERDPGSAVLEALEGVEPLERPGDVRVRDRCLATTDAERYAEAREAIPEISVEIVEDAQGLAELARGYSTVVAIDESFAGVEVEGDVQVRPDALADPADVVPERPLAFFARNRERLRAAVAVHRAIDGGGGDTGSQLDATVDLDALENGLERLDDDGTVAGDPELDRLTVAVDDLDAVAGVAESVANDRLREAIEERDVTIEGADLLSLVERGAGVDSLLSRELADEFAAAIEAAHEHLVDALDLDVGEAELARHVFDDEPTFPVERDENATARLREELTVARDRRAAQLKRDLAADLAAQREGAHGLVRSALELDVELAIARFARDFECTMPEFVWDGGDAEGTGFAIEGGRSPVLEEPLEAIEPVDYAVSGTTLLSGVNSGGKTSTLDLVASVVVLAHMGLPVPAEGVRLRRFDDVHYHAKTQGTLDAGAFESTVREFADLATGGEGSLVLVDELESITEPGASAKIIAGILEALAENGATAVFVSHLAGEIREMAAIDVAVDGIEAVGLVDGELEVNRSPVKDHLARSTPELIVEKLAQEGNAAFYDRLLEKFE; encoded by the coding sequence ATGGACCTCGAGTCGATCCCGGGCGTCGGCGCGAAGACCGCCCGTGCACTGGACGAACTCGACGACCCCGAGCGGGCCCTCGAGAGCGGCGACGTGGCCGCACTCGCCAGCGCGCCCGGCGTCACCGTCGGCCGAGCCGCTCGCATCGCCCGTGGGGCGATCCGACGCGAACACGACGACCCCGGCGGCTTCCTGGCGACCGATCGGGGGCGCGAGATCTACCGACAGGTGCTCTCGCTGTGCCAGGATCGAACGGTGACCGACTACGCGGCCCACCGCCTCGAGACGCTGTACCCCAGTTCCAGGCAATCGCGCATCCAGGAGGTGCAGAACTTCTCCCGTCGAGCGATCGAGCGCGACCCCGGTTCGGCCGTGCTCGAGGCCCTCGAGGGCGTCGAACCGCTCGAGCGTCCCGGCGACGTTCGCGTCCGGGACCGGTGTCTGGCGACCACCGACGCCGAGCGCTACGCCGAGGCTCGCGAAGCGATTCCCGAGATCTCCGTCGAAATCGTCGAGGATGCCCAGGGGCTCGCCGAACTGGCGAGAGGCTATTCGACGGTGGTCGCGATCGACGAGTCCTTCGCCGGGGTCGAGGTCGAGGGCGACGTACAGGTTCGCCCGGATGCGCTCGCAGATCCCGCCGACGTGGTTCCGGAGCGCCCGCTCGCGTTCTTCGCCCGCAACCGGGAGCGACTGCGGGCAGCGGTTGCGGTTCATCGTGCGATCGACGGTGGTGGTGGTGATACCGGCTCGCAACTGGACGCGACGGTCGACCTCGACGCCCTCGAGAACGGCCTCGAGCGCCTCGACGACGACGGCACCGTCGCCGGCGACCCCGAACTCGACCGGCTGACGGTCGCCGTCGACGACCTCGACGCGGTCGCGGGCGTCGCCGAGAGCGTCGCCAACGACCGACTCCGCGAGGCGATCGAGGAACGAGACGTGACCATCGAGGGCGCCGATCTGCTCTCGCTCGTCGAACGCGGTGCCGGCGTTGACTCGCTGCTCTCTCGCGAACTCGCCGACGAGTTCGCCGCAGCGATCGAGGCCGCCCACGAGCACCTGGTCGACGCCCTCGACCTGGATGTCGGCGAGGCCGAACTCGCCCGCCACGTCTTCGACGACGAGCCGACCTTCCCCGTCGAGCGCGACGAGAACGCCACGGCACGGCTTCGCGAGGAACTCACCGTCGCCCGGGACCGGCGGGCGGCCCAGCTCAAACGCGACCTGGCAGCCGACCTCGCCGCTCAGCGCGAGGGCGCCCACGGCCTGGTTCGCTCGGCGCTCGAACTCGACGTCGAACTCGCGATCGCCCGGTTCGCCCGCGACTTCGAGTGTACGATGCCCGAGTTCGTCTGGGACGGCGGAGACGCCGAGGGAACCGGGTTCGCCATCGAGGGCGGCCGGTCGCCCGTCCTGGAGGAGCCACTCGAGGCGATCGAGCCCGTCGACTACGCGGTGTCGGGCACCACCCTACTCTCGGGAGTCAACAGCGGTGGAAAGACTTCGACGCTCGACCTGGTCGCGAGCGTCGTCGTGCTCGCGCACATGGGTTTGCCCGTACCCGCCGAAGGGGTCCGACTGCGTCGCTTCGACGACGTACACTACCACGCCAAGACGCAGGGAACCCTGGACGCGGGGGCGTTCGAGTCCACTGTCCGGGAGTTCGCAGACCTCGCCACCGGCGGCGAGGGATCGCTCGTTCTCGTCGACGAACTCGAGAGCATCACCGAACCCGGGGCGAGTGCGAAGATCATCGCCGGTATCCTCGAGGCACTCGCCGAGAACGGCGCGACGGCCGTGTTCGTCTCCCACCTGGCCGGCGAAATCCGGGAGATGGCCGCCATCGACGTGGCCGTCGACGGCATCGAGGCCGTCGGCCTGGTCGATGGCGAACTCGAGGTCAACCGGTCGCCGGTCAAGGACCACCTCGCCCGGTCGACCCCCGAGTTGATCGTCGAGAAGCTTGCCCAGGAGGGGAACGCCGCATTCTACGACCGGTTGCTCGAGAAGTTCGAGTGA
- the pspAB gene encoding PspA-associated protein PspAB gives MGLLDGLRSVLGIRAESDASRDANPEDLFGMSTAYLTMEADLGYDSADAGALCFAGVDSSSFRDAVENVEAILEAGSEDTGTDFRVTEDDHGYHWVVLEDSDPEDLITSLHFAADTFIEEGFGSRLLAAVFAYRNDSGPAYWIYSFRRGAYYPFAPRAGRERDSGTEFKLESVLDGELEIESDKEYWYPLWPSTSGRHPWE, from the coding sequence ATGGGACTGCTCGACGGACTGCGATCCGTCCTCGGCATACGCGCCGAATCGGACGCCAGCCGGGACGCCAACCCCGAGGACCTCTTCGGGATGAGCACCGCGTATCTGACGATGGAAGCCGACCTCGGCTACGACTCCGCCGACGCGGGCGCGCTCTGCTTCGCCGGCGTCGATTCGAGCAGCTTTCGCGACGCCGTCGAAAACGTCGAAGCCATCCTGGAGGCCGGCAGCGAAGACACCGGCACCGACTTTCGCGTCACCGAGGACGACCACGGCTACCACTGGGTCGTCCTCGAGGACTCCGACCCCGAGGACCTGATCACCAGCCTCCACTTCGCGGCGGACACGTTCATCGAGGAAGGGTTCGGCTCGCGGCTGCTCGCAGCCGTCTTCGCCTACCGAAACGACAGCGGGCCCGCCTACTGGATCTACTCCTTCCGGCGCGGAGCGTACTACCCCTTCGCGCCACGGGCCGGCCGCGAGCGCGATTCGGGAACCGAGTTCAAACTCGAGTCCGTCCTGGATGGCGAACTCGAGATCGAATCCGACAAGGAGTACTGGTATCCCCTGTGGCCGAGCACGAGCGGGCGTCATCCCTGGGAGTAG
- a CDS encoding RidA family protein, with amino-acid sequence MKKTVIAPGQGTIESDVIDEPQISLAVATHHDTHTHVEINGLVYPEGDVREQTRQMLGLVEKILKDLEGSMHDIVKFRWFVREDVLDDETRGTIHDVRSDFIDYPHYPASCMVGVASHNVDGALVELEVRATIPTDGEWTVRTTTGDE; translated from the coding sequence ATGAAGAAAACCGTCATCGCACCCGGACAGGGCACGATTGAATCGGACGTCATCGACGAACCACAAATTTCGCTCGCAGTGGCGACGCATCACGACACGCACACGCACGTCGAGATCAACGGCCTCGTCTACCCCGAAGGGGACGTTCGTGAGCAGACTCGGCAGATGCTGGGCCTCGTTGAAAAGATACTCAAGGACCTCGAGGGGTCGATGCACGACATCGTGAAGTTCCGATGGTTCGTTCGCGAGGATGTCCTCGACGACGAAACCAGAGGGACGATTCACGATGTCCGATCGGACTTCATCGACTATCCTCACTACCCGGCTAGTTGCATGGTCGGGGTTGCCAGTCACAACGTCGACGGAGCCCTCGTAGAACTCGAAGTGCGGGCGACGATTCCCACCGACGGCGAGTGGACAGTTCGAACGACTACCGGCGACGAATAA